The Pelagibacterium halotolerans B2 nucleotide sequence TCACATCGGTTTACCAATGAGCTTGAGGGCGCGCGACCGCGAGACGCTTGAGGCAAGGCTGGGTTATGTTTTCAAGGACCCCGCCCTGCTGTTGCGCGCCCTGACCCATTCGAGCGCCGTATCCCCCTCCAAACGCACCGCCGAGTCCTACCAGCGCTTCGAATTCCTCGGCGACAGGGTGCTGGGGCTCGTAGTGGCCGATATGCTGTGCAAACGGCTGCCCAAGGCCAATGAGGGCGAGCTTTCGCGTACGCTCAATTCACTGGTGCGCAAGGAAACCTGCGCAAAGGTGGCCCGCAAACTCGGCATGGGCAGCTTCGTTCGGCTCGGCGAGAGCGAGGCGCGGACCGGCGGCGCCGACAAGGACGCCATTCTGGGCGATGTCTGCGAGGCGGTGATCGGGGCGATCTATGCCGATGGCGGCATCGATCCGGCCTATATTTTCGTTGACCGCATGTTCGGTGATAATCTGGACGTGGCGCAGGCGCGCCGGGCCGATTCCAAGACCGCGCTGCAGGAATGGGCGCAGGCCAAGGGGCTGGAGCCTCCCGCCTATGTCGAAACGGCGCGTTCGGGACCCGATCACGCGCCGGTCTTTACCATCTCGGTATCCGTGCGCGGCTTTGAAGCCATCACGGCGACCGGAACCTCGAAAAAACTGGCCGAGCATCAGGCGGCCGAAAAATTCCTGCTGCGCGAAGGCGTTTGGAAGGCCGACCAATGAGTGAACCCGATGATATGGCGACCAAATGCGGTTTCGTCGCCCTGGTTGGCGCCCCCAATGCGGGCAAATCGACCCTGCTCAATTCCCTTGTGGGCACCAAGGTGTCCATCGTCACCCACAAGGCCCAGACCACCCGCGCCCAGGTGCGTGGCGTTCTGACCATCGAGGAATCCCAGCTTGTGTTCATCGACACGCCGGGCATTTTCGCGCCCAAGCGCCGGCTCGATCGCGCCATGGTGCAATCGGCCTGGACCGGGGCCGGGGATGCCGACATGGTGGCCCTGATCGTCGATGCCCAGAAGGGCTTGAACGCCGAAGTTGAATCCCTGCTCGAAGGGCTCGACAACATTCGCCAGCCCAAGGTGCTGGTCATCAACAAGATCGATAAGGTCAAGCACGAGGACTTGCTGGGCCTGTCCAAAAAGATCAACGAGAAGGTCAATTTCGAGACCACCTTCATGATTTCCGCCCTGCGCG carries:
- the rnc gene encoding ribonuclease III, which encodes MSLRARDRETLEARLGYVFKDPALLLRALTHSSAVSPSKRTAESYQRFEFLGDRVLGLVVADMLCKRLPKANEGELSRTLNSLVRKETCAKVARKLGMGSFVRLGESEARTGGADKDAILGDVCEAVIGAIYADGGIDPAYIFVDRMFGDNLDVAQARRADSKTALQEWAQAKGLEPPAYVETARSGPDHAPVFTISVSVRGFEAITATGTSKKLAEHQAAEKFLLREGVWKADQ
- the era gene encoding GTPase Era gives rise to the protein MSEPDDMATKCGFVALVGAPNAGKSTLLNSLVGTKVSIVTHKAQTTRAQVRGVLTIEESQLVFIDTPGIFAPKRRLDRAMVQSAWTGAGDADMVALIVDAQKGLNAEVESLLEGLDNIRQPKVLVINKIDKVKHEDLLGLSKKINEKVNFETTFMISALRGHGVADFVEWCREKAPLEEWHFPEEHLTDLTMALTAAEVTREKLFLRIHDEIPYQATVETESFKIQKDGSYRIEQVIYVTRDTHKMIVLGAKGQTIKTIGAEARKELIEMFETDVHLFLFVKVRANWADDPERYREMGLDWTK